The following are from one region of the Nicotiana tomentosiformis chromosome 7, ASM39032v3, whole genome shotgun sequence genome:
- the LOC104106384 gene encoding putative F-box protein At2g02030 — MVQTTNFSDLPEDLVMEIFSRLPVKCLLQSKSVKKDWYALIENTIFIQKHLNHPNNPTNYFVHHYFLDTMKSGFTLFHEQNQLVAKSHLYQDVINTSTHLWEILGPLNGLFLLYNDQEEVALWNPATKEFKPLPICQPLNSPSFHLSSYKFGFGIQPSSGDYKVIWIRDYWDNYSEDWYSPTVISVYTLSTNSWKFFEEFNIFSRDMVKSSGNTYLNGFYYWKACKNDKIFAFDTSNDTIQEIQTPKSFISKQGDLALFNNLIAMYIYEPIIIGRETCIDIWVMEKKGYWTKKVRIGPFCNIKRSLGYGHKGEIFLEVSSWQLDIFDSCPKKNRVLGHQKNGYFLQAFAYKESLVSLKKNSFVS; from the coding sequence ATGGTGCAAACAACAAACTTTAGTGACTTACCGGAGGATTTAGTGATGGAAATTTTCTCAAGATTGCCTGTGAAATGTCTTTTGCAATCCAAGAGTGTCAAAAAAGACTGGTATGCTCTCATTGAAAATACCATTTTTATTCAAAAACACCTTAACCATCCCAATAATCCTACAAATTACTTTGTTCATCATTATTTTCTTGATACAATGAAATCTGGTTTTACTTTATTTCATGAACAAAACCAATTAGTTGCTAAATCCCATTTGTACCAAGATGTTATAAATACATCTACACATTTGTGGGAAATTCTTGGTCCTTTAAATGGATTATTTTTGCTTTATAATGATCAAGAAGAAGTAGCACTATGGAACCCAGCTACTAAGGAATTTAAGCCTCTTCCAATATGTCAACCCTTAAATTCCCCTTCATTTCATTTGTCTTCTTATAAATTTGGGTTTGGGATCCAACCCTCGAGTGGTGACTATAAAGTTATCTGGATAAGAGATTACTGGGACAATTATTCTGAAGACTGGTATTCTCCTACAGTTATTTCGGTTTATACACTGAGTACAAATTCTTGGAAATTTTTTGAGGAATTCAATATTTTTAGTCGTGACATGGTTAAATCAAGCGGTAACACGTACTTAAATGGATTCTACTATTGGAAGGCATGTAAAAATGATAAGATATTTGCTTTTGATACGAGCAATGACACAATTCAAGAGATTCAAACACCAAAGTCGTTTATATCCAAACAAGGGGATTTAGCATTGTTCAATAATCTCATTGCTATGTATATTTATGAGCCAATAATTATTGGTAGAGAAACATGTATTGACATATGGGTAATGGAAAAGAAAGGCTATTGGACTAAGAAAGTAAGAATTGGCCCTTTTTGTAATATCAAGAGGTCACTTGGTTATGGACATAAGGGGGAAATTTTTCTTGAAGTTAGTTCATGGCAATTGGACATATTTGATTCTTGTCCAAAGAAAAACAGAGTTCTTGGCCACCAAAAAAATGGCTACTTTTTGCAAGCCTTTGCTTACAAAGAAAGCTTAGTCTCATTGAAAAAGAATTCATTTGTAAGTTAG